The Arachis duranensis cultivar V14167 chromosome 9, aradu.V14167.gnm2.J7QH, whole genome shotgun sequence genomic sequence atattttatattaataatttgacaaatcaaaatatgtcacttggtatttttttacaattaaattaaaattttttcttctaaaattaacaaactctcactctcactcttcatctttatctttctctcccTTTTCGCAGATGGAGGGATTGAAGCAATTGAGTAAGGTAATGATTCAGAGGTACGTTTGTGGTTCGTGCTGACAGAGAGGACCATGGACATGCCATTAATGTTTTCAGCCAAAATGCAAATAgtccaaagaagaaaaaacatcAAAAGAGATACAGATAAAGCTTTTAAAGACACATGGATCCTATGGAAACTTTTCTTAACGACCAAATCTTCTTGCCCATTTATATACATTATTCAGATGCTCTTTTATTAGTAATTagctaataaaataataaataaagaaattgatCGATGATTCTATTATTTTGAATATATAATGTGACAACACATCTTTGTCTCTTGTATTAAGTTACGTGTCACTAAAATCaattatcagtataaaatacatgttgaaatataaatacatattaaaaataaattaaattataaatatatttatatacaaatatattaataattaattttaatgtattaataatattttattaatttatttatacaattaaaaattaattataaaaataattgaaagacgattaaaattaatttttttggtattgtttttagcTATCAACTTACCAGAGTGATACtattactaaaaatttatatgagAACTAAACAAaagagtaaaaattaaaaaggaatggacaaaaaattaattcataacATTTCATAGAGTTGAAACCTACCTGAAGCtgcatataattaaatatagagATAATAGCTAAAAGACAAACGCAAACTATAACAAGAAACTTATTCTTAACACAACATAAATATTTCTTAACAACTAAAccaaataaagataataaagtAGAAACTAAAATTACTACAAATATAAATGCTTTggataccttttttttttttttgaaaacaaaaagttCAATACATCAACGTAGAGTAAGTCACAACAAAGAACAgtaacaaaatttaaagttataatttataattatttttagtattatcATCAATAATTATAGGAATCAATATCTTATCATTTTTAGTCATTTTTAACTAATCCATTGATGACATTCTTTACACTTAATAGCTTGTTCTTTAAAAtccttaacatttttttaagtcaatttttttaaataataataaagaagcTAATCAATCATCGGTTctgctcttcttttttttaggtgaataaatttaattctcaAAGTGCTGTTTAATATTGTCTGAAATTATCTACAATCTATTTGACACATACAACCAAATACATCAtacctataaaataaacttataACTAATAAACAATTGAAATATATGCTCTATCTCTTttttacataatatataaataatatcatCCTGAGTAATAACACTTAGACGATACAATCTTTTTTAGTGTTGACCCGTCCAATCAAAACGAAGCAAGATTCCTCGtgaatctaaaaaaaatccttGTGAGAACCAAATATGATTGATGCATTTGAAAAGAAACCATCTTAttgtatattattaaaatacaattaaatcaattttcattaatgttcaataatttattgactacccataaatcattaaataaaattttgagttaGAAGATAGTGTAAAAAACCAATATATATTTGTGAAGCATCATTAGTTCCATgttgataatttttatttttgtctttgcAATTCTTCCCCATGGTTTCTAAGCCTTTTGAGGGAAGAAAGAAATGGGAATTCAAGCTCAAGCAAGCAGAGTATTCAAAAAAGCTTCAAGGTTATGATCATCAACTCGGACATAATCATAGTCACACCCTAAAGCACAAGTTGAATCCCCTTGTGCTAGTAATAGTCACAAACCTTGTCACCATATACATTGTTACTTGCCCATTTAGCTCTTTCTATCATCATCCTCTTCATCATAATAATAACTTTAACTCAACACCACAAAATCTCAACTTGCTGCTATTCATTCATTTTTGTCTGAGCTTCATCGTAGGCTCAACTCAACTAACCTTTTTGTCCAATAAGACAAGAAATATTCTAGAAACAACAATGGCGCGGTGTGTTTGAGGTTCCAGATGAGTTGAACCAATACAAGTCATATGACATAGGAGATGAATGCCTTGCAGATGAGGTGTTTGCACAAATGCTTGTGTCAAAAGGGTGTGACCCACTCCCTAAAAGAAGGTGCCATCCCAAGTCTCCAAAAGGTTTTGTTGAGCCAAATCAAGATTTGCAAGATAGCCTTTGAAAAATTCCACCAGATAGCAACATTGTTTGGGATCCTTATACTTGTAAGAGCCACACGTGCCTCATTGAGTGGAAGAACAATAAAGGGTACTGTAAAGATTGCTTTGATGTGAAAGGAAGGAAAAAGGGTAGGTGGATCTTTGTTGATGGTGGACTTGATTTTGGGATAGACCAAGTTCTTGGGACGAAAAGATCCGACAGCACGATCCATATCGGACTTGACATTGGTGGTGAAACAGGGACATTTGCTGCAAGGATTAAAGAAAGGAATGTGACAATCATCACAAGCACACTGGATTTGGACGGTCCATTCAGCCACTTCATTGCATCAAGGGGATTGATTCCATTCTTTGAGACCACACTTGATATTGTTCATTCCATGAAATTCATAGGGAATTGGTTGCCAGAGACTATGCTTGAGTTTTTGCTATATGATGTGTATAGGGTGTCGAGGCCAGGGAAAATTTTCTGGCTGGAACATTTCTTCTGCTTTGGATCACAGGTTAATGGAACTTATTTGCCAATGCTAGATAGAGTTGGGTTCAACAAACTTAGATGGCATGCTGCAAGAAAGCTTCATCATGATGGGGTTCGGAAGAATGAATGGTACATTTCAGTATTATTGGTAAAACCAATGATTTGCGGTATGCATGAGAATATAATGCTTAAGATAAATTAGTGAACAAAGATTTGTGCGACAATTATCTTGTGAATTAgtgaaagtttatgttaatatCTTTTTTGTAGGCCAAAGACTCttaatttcttctcttaatATGCACAGTGTCTTCTTTTTGGTAAACAcaaaagtttattatttttcatttttggcaATAGTCAAAATTATTATAACTATAATAAATATACaactattatattaaaaatttaaattttatattatctataaaaaaatcaattataaatCTTGTTGTGTAGTTAagcttattttttaattatatttaatactaTTGTACAGATCTTTAGGTCTAACAAGTGGATAGTTCAACTATATATATGAAACtagtacttttttttaaaagagtaattttatactatttcaATGAGGAAATAAGTAAATTGCTTTAGTATAAACATTCAATTATTATTCAGTGGCTTGTAAACAAAGTAAACCTTTATTAAAATTTGCATCTAAACATGAAATTCTCGTGTTTAGCTGATTGAGATtttctttattcaattttttcttttttttttacagagaaaaaatatttattacaatgaaaaagttaaaaacttaaaatagctaagaaagataattttattactGATAACTTAGTTAACTTAGCTAAGAAAGTTAATTCTGTTACTAATATACCAGATTTTTATTATAAAGCAATATTAAAAAGTTATcatgaatatttaaaaatttattcaactgtgaatttaaattgttatatatgaatatatagTGTCAGTTAATCAGTTAGTTTTTAATCATATAAATAATATGCCTATCCTTAAAgtcatcaataattaaaaagataagtatataactaattgaaaataaaagaaattaaaaaagaaatttaatcATAAACTATTCCCAGTAAAGTACATATATATGCATATGCTCTATAAGCCTTAAAAACTCTATCTAAGttctataagaaaaataaaaaagaaacaatagAAAACCCTAGTAATCTTATTTAATCTTATTTTGTAGGAGGTGCACATGCAGGTGCATTGAAATTATTGATTTGCACAAAAACTATTGAATGAGGTGCAACtttgattggagaagaagaagaagcatcaACAATCTTTGGTTTAAGCTCTGGAATTTCCTTTGACTTGGTAAGTTCCAATGGAGTTCCATTCAGAAGCACAACATCACTTTGAATGTTTCCATCTTTAGGTGTCAAGTGGTACTCTTCCCTTTTCAATGAATCCATCAAATTCACTGTGTTTATTCCTTCTGATGCCAATTCCTCCGGATAAAGATTCATGTCATTCACAAGGGATACATCGAAAGATGTCGAATTCTCCATGTTTATTAGAAGCAATGTGATTCCGCTCTGAAACAATAATTAGAACAATAATATGTTATAACCGTTAAAAAGttatcttaaaattaaaaaaaataaaaatgtataaataaaattactaacTTACCCCTTGTTTAGAACAATGAGCATATGTACGTAGATATGGTGAACTATCATGTGAAATAGAAAGTACATTGGTTCCCATAAGCCGATGCCACAAAAGTGCTCtgtttaaagaaaataaaattgttattCATTCAAAAATGACATTTAATTTAACTACTTAtataaatatgaatgaatatATGTGACATACCCATAATAATCTGGATTAGGAATGAATGATGTTGTATTTAGCAAAGCATAGTTTCCTCCAATCAAAGCTTGTCTACAATAAACTTTGTGGTTGAAGGTTGATGTCATACCCAATTGATCCAAATacctatatttattattaattaaaaaagttattaaaaaaattagagagctgaaattaaatttaaaaaaaaaaacttaccaAAAGCCATTAACAAAAGTATGTGATACATCTTTGCCTCCACTGTTATAAGCTCCACCAGATTCTCCAACCCATGCTCCAGCCCATGGTGTGAATTCTTTCACTGCCGTTGATACATCCTTGAAAGTTTGTGCAATTTTGCTCAAAAAATATGGGTCTTGAACCTTGCTAATAAGATCCCTATCAACtcctatataatataattttataatacaaTTATATTCttagaattaaacaaattaatcaaccaacaaacaacaaacaacattCTGAATTATTATACTTACCAGCACCAAGGTTATAAATGTGATGGGTAACTCCATCAATGACACCAGGTCCAACATGTTGCAAGAAACTATCAAACCATTCTTTACCATAAAATCCAGCTGGACCCAACACCTTTGGTCTTATTGTGGCATTTGGGTATAATGAGTTAACTATGTGCCTTAGTTTTGTGATATCTTTCGCATATTGAACACTATCTATTCTTGCTGATACTCCTTCAGAGCATAGCTCGTTTCCTATATGATTAATTAGCACAAGatgttaaatttataaaatactcatgggtaaaaattaaatttattaattataaaaattaaagggttttaatttaatttgataccAAATTCATATGAATCTATATTGTATCCTTTTGAGATAGTGTACTTCATGAGGCTTATGGCATTGTTTGGATTCCAATCTCCTTTCCAGTTTAACTGGTCTTCCTTAGAATTTTTCTTGCCAGTAAGTGCGTTTAAGCCAAACGTAAATTTGACACTGCAAAGTTTAAAGCAAatgagataagataagattaattgtttgtgaagtaattataataatattgagaaattaaaataatatatattaattaatcaattacccggtttttttcaaaaagtgaTTCACTTCATCCCATCTCTTTCTGGGAAGGCATCCAACACTGAATCCAAACAAGCCAttatccttctttttcataGTTGGGCAGTATTTTTGCTTCCCAAATTGGTAAATAATTTGATCTTGTAGTGAACCTCCTAATCTAATCCTCAGAGGATTGAATGCTGCAACAATTTTAAAAGCAATTAAACGGTTAGATTAATTAGAATAATGCTACACGTCTAAATCTTTTTGTTAAGCaagtttaattaaattggtataacataataaaataaaataaattattattagtatatattaattaaaatagtttaattttagagaaaatatGGCTTACCTTTAATTGCATTTGAGAGTATCGTGTTATTCAAGTCCTGCaaaaagaataattaattatcattatgatatttaaaaatgtatataatattCTGAATAATatggaacaaaataaataaaataccaaGTTGAGAATTCCAGCTTTTCCCCATGGACATTGGTTATAGTCACATTTATTAGATGGCCACCAATCCAATGTTGCACATATGAAATTCTCATCAGTTGTAGCAATGTTTGTGATCCCTTTCACTTTAAGTTTCACATCTTctgatgaagaaaaagaagggcaAAATAATACTAAGAAACTTAAAAAGAGAGCTACTTTTACACACTGATTCACACCCATTGTAGAACAAAACTAGAAGAGAAGATACTATGAATAATTTCTATTGATGTTTCTTATATGATTTCTATCCTTCGTATCTACTATTTATAGTGTTAGTAATATGGCTAGCTATAACCACTTTTAAGtaaatagatatttttaaatctaaaagatatatttatcttaaataatttaaagtttaaaattatataaatatttgtttagatgctattaaatgaataaaaaaatatttttttaataaaaaagattttttttaatgtgtttggtaaatttttaatgtaaaagtaaaagtactagaaaaataaaaaatatttttttttgagaaaataaaatttatatttttcttttaaaagataagatatttttcacataataaatgaaaaaaatatcttttttgagaagctaaaatttatatattttttttaaaaaaataagatattttcacataataaaaaaaatatttttatcttattttatccaaacataattgataaataaaaaaatcttttaatataagatattcaaatataaaatcacttttatttttataaaagatctttttaaaaaatatcttttaaaaaatgacgtctaaacaaattttaatttgatttttgtggaagttaaatttgttcttttttgtctgagctttttttattattttaaatactcacttcttaaatttaatttgatatcaaAAGACAATTGCTCTAATtcctagtttatttatttttgtatgcggtgctattttatattttttattattattataatatttgggtttaaatttaacttttttttaacaatatttttatttcattttctcaattttttgtttaaagttTAAACAAATGGGCAAAACGccaaaaaaaataacagaaaaatcaCTCTAGGTAGAACTTTgtcttttttaatataaaaatatattttaatttatttatttatttacagttTATATCCTTGACTAATGATcatgaatatataatttaatatgtgTTTTAAGTATTTAATCTAGGATGAGAAATAAGAAAACTCTTACGATTAAATTAGTCTAaacattttaaatgttttttaaattaataatattttaatatgtatgcTTTTATAATAAGTAACTTGTATATTTGCAAAAGTTTAAATTGAATTGATCTTATCATATTGTGAACAAATGACATGAATAATGAATTATTGGATTTATTACTTTGGCCCAATACAGATATCATGATATTTATGGTATACAATTAAAATACAAaggttgttaaaaaaaattaacaagctCTGGTTATTCATAAAAACTACTTACATTAAGATTAAGAGTGCGCATATCCTAAATCAAGACATTAATCATAGTCATATTAGATGAAAGCTGGTGTTTTCAGAATTCTTGAGAAAAACATTGGTTAAAACCATTTCTGACTGTAGCGAAGCCCTCAGTAGCTTCACACCCtataaaacaaaacataaaattcaaCTCAAGAGATCAAtcaaaattttccaaaataaataaaaaaaaaataagtatataaAAACTTCATGTTTGACTGCTatgacttattattattattattacctcTGGCATCCCCAATTCAacaaccttctccttcaagacaCCAACATCCTTAACACTGAACTGATTAAGCATGGTGATGCAAGATATGGTTGACATTGGCTCAATCACCAAATCATCCGTCACCGTGTAAGTCACAACCTCCTTCACAAATCCATTACTGTTGCTGTTAAAAGAAGAATCTTTGACTTGATCATTCTTGCTTATGTATTTGACTTCTCTAGTCATATAACCAAACCCACACGTGCTGCATTTAGAGTTATACAAATCTGTAACCGTATAACTGCTGCAACTTCCGCATCTGTACAGCTTCAACGGGATAGACTCCGATTGACCTTCACCGCCGCCGCCATTTGGAGGGAGAAGAGCAGAGGTGAGAGGTGAAGAGAGAGGAATCTTAGGGTTCAAGAGAAAATGTTTAGGTTGATTTGGTTGTAAGTAATAACTGTCGTTTAGGGTTTCGACGCTCTGATATAGATTCCCTATGCAACCAACCGCTCCTTTGGTGGTTAGGAGCTTCACTACGGTGGCCAGTGGCAGCTGAAGAAAGTGGAAGAGGAAGTCTACCACTTCTTTGGATGCTTCAGCGAAGAGAACTTTCTCGCGCTTTGTGTCAACGAGGAGCTTCATGTTCAGTTTTGTAGTGGACGCCATGATCGTCATTCATGAAGGAAGAAGGTGCATCATAATGTATTTATTTGGTGGGAATAAATGCTTTTCTAACTGGGTAAGTTTTgtaattaacttttattttcttattgtaaaattttcattaaaagtttgtatttcttttataaataataaaataaatttgttgaAATTGCAGTTTGAGGCAAATAAAgttgaatttcttttttgataCTCTGATTCATTTCTTAACACATGAagctttcttttctcttttttccccCTCTTTGATGATTTGATCCTACCCTATGACTAAAACCTGAAAGATAAGCGCAAGAAAGGGACCTTCAAAAACGTATTGGTTACATAAGAATACAACTATATACTTAT encodes the following:
- the LOC107467607 gene encoding heparanase-like protein 2; its protein translation is MGVNQCVKVALFLSFLVLFCPSFSSSEDVKLKVKGITNIATTDENFICATLDWWPSNKCDYNQCPWGKAGILNLDLNNTILSNAIKAFNPLRIRLGGSLQDQIIYQFGKQKYCPTMKKKDNGLFGFSVGCLPRKRWDEVNHFLKKTGVKFTFGLNALTGKKNSKEDQLNWKGDWNPNNAISLMKYTISKGYNIDSYEFGNELCSEGVSARIDSVQYAKDITKLRHIVNSLYPNATIRPKVLGPAGFYGKEWFDSFLQHVGPGVIDGVTHHIYNLGAGVDRDLISKVQDPYFLSKIAQTFKDVSTAVKEFTPWAGAWVGESGGAYNSGGKDVSHTFVNGFWYLDQLGMTSTFNHKVYCRQALIGGNYALLNTTSFIPNPDYYGALLWHRLMGTNVLSISHDSSPYLRTYAHCSKQGSGITLLLINMENSTSFDVSLVNDMNLYPEELASEGINTVNLMDSLKREEYHLTPKDGNIQSDVVLLNGTPLELTKSKEIPELKPKIVDASSSSPIKVAPHSIVFVQINNFNAPACAPPTK
- the LOC107467629 gene encoding uncharacterized protein LOC107467629, with amino-acid sequence MTIMASTTKLNMKLLVDTKREKVLFAEASKEVVDFLFHFLQLPLATVVKLLTTKGAVGCIGNLYQSVETLNDSYYLQPNQPKHFLLNPKIPLSSPLTSALLPPNGGGGEGQSESIPLKLYRCGSCSSYTVTDLYNSKCSTCGFGYMTREVKYISKNDQVKDSSFNSNSNGFVKEVVTYTVTDDLVIEPMSTISCITMLNQFSVKDVGVLKEKVVELGMPEGVKLLRASLQSEMVLTNVFLKNSENTSFHLI